A region of the Vanrija pseudolonga chromosome 2, complete sequence genome:
gGTACGGGCCCGTGATGCagttggcgagctggcgtGAGCTGTGTCGCACGCAGAAACAACTCACGAAGGCGCAGTGGTGGTCGAAGGCACACCTGCACACGCCACACTCGGAGcagtggcgcgcgcgtgcgggcTTCCAGCGGCCGCCACACCGCCCCTTATGGCAGCTGGCGATGAGGGCTTCGGCCGCTTCCTCGTGgcctgcggcgcgcggaaCGAGCGTGTATCCCTCCctcagcgcgcgccggggcggCACGCACTCGAACAGCGTGCGCAgggtggcgaggtcgcctggcgcgcggggcgggggcacgcTCTGCCGCGACGGGAGGAGGTACAGGCGCAGAAAGGTGCCCACGAGGGCGGGGAACGCGGCTGCTACGGCAGCGCAGTAGACGGCTGTTGTTGTCAGCTGCCGCTGTGAGCCAGATGGCGGTGCAGCAGCCTACCTGACGACCATGGCCGGCGCTGGTCGACACAGAGGTATGCGTCTGCAGATCGATCGTGTGAGCGTGTGCAGCTGGGCGCTTGTCGCAGCCTGCTTGCTTACATCCGAtggtgccgagggcgcggcgaAATGACAGCGCGAGGTATGTGAGGATCGCGGGCGGGATCACCTGCTCTAGGAGGGTGGTGAGGCGCAGCCTGCGCATGGTGCGCCGGGATGGGAGTTGAGACAAGGATGAGTCAACAAGATCAGTCAGGTGGGTGGCTGGTGTGGCACCGTGTTGCGTGTTGCCCGTGTCGACTTGGGATTGCgggaagcagcagcagtctgtcggaggcggcgacgatgatgagATGAACGACGTCAGACGGGCAAGGCAAAAGTCGAGGCGCAACGAggcttggctggctgggcgtAAGCTGGGCACGTATCTGGGCAGTGCAACGCCCATGAGGTCACAGGCACGTCCAAAAGCCATCAACAATGCGATGAGCCTGGCATTGATTTGCTCCCGTGGGTCAGCTGATGGTCGACGCCAAAAGTGAGCCTGACATGGCTGATGGGTCGCCCAAGCACCAAGGCTAAAGAGGGGGGCTACAATCCCCCCCTCCCTTGCCGTTGCCTCTTTCCACCCCCCCCTCTTACCACCACTGCACCATAACAAACACAATAATGGCCACCGAGGCCCCCCCTCTAAACCTCGCAGGCGTCACGCACGTAGACGACAGCCTCATCGACCCCTCGCTCGCACATGCAGCAGACTTCTTCACGGCCGCCGCAGAGGCCCACGACCAAAAGTTTGACGATGAGCTAGCCCGCGcagccgtcgccgcagcccaccatcaccagcaacagcagcaacaggcgcaacagcagcagcaacaacaccTCGATGACGTGACGGCGCATCTCCAGCTGCCCGTGGACGTGACggtgcccgccgcgacggcgacagcgacgacggcggcgcagctcgcgctcccccTCGAGGCGCAGCTCCCCATCGTGACACCAGCAGCGCACATCGCGCCCTTCTCCCGCCCacagcgcgacgacagcacgcCGCATCCTGAAATCCTCGCGTTTGCCAACCGCGCCGAGTTCGAGGTCTGGTTCGAGGGCGAGTCGTCGTGGTGCCACTTTGTCCAGCGGCGCACCACGACGCCAGAGAAGCGCGCAGAGGAGCGCCTGCGCGCACGCATCAAGGCGCACGAGCGGCTGCTGTCCACCAtgacggccgacgaggtggcgagcgcgccccCGCTCAAACGCCGGCGCAGGAACCGCACCTCGACGATCAAGGAGAAGGTCACGTTCACGTGCCACCATGCCGGGCGGTACGAGGCCAAGcactcgacgacgctgccgcgCGAAAAGCTCCGCCTCAACACCAAGAAGAGCGTCAAGTGCGACTGCCCCGCGCGCATCGTGCTCaccgagatggaggagggagggtgcAAGGCGAGCTACTTTTGGCGGCATGAAGGCCACGACGCatacgccgacgacgagctcgaatCTGGTCGCCTCCCAAAGGTTATCGACGAGTGGCTCGTGGCCCAGATCCAGGCGGGCAAGGACACGGACGAGAtccgccgctcgctcaccatgacggacgaggagaagcaGGCGTACCTGCAGCAGATTGCCGAGGACCCGTCGCGCATCGACCCCGACAAGCCGccagcgctcgcgctcaccctGCGCATCAAGTATCCCGACATTTACAACCGGTACCGCAAGCTCAAGGGCCCGATCAAGGACTTCAAGCCGCCCAAGAAcccgcgcgcggcccgcaagcgcgacgacaagctcgaggacgtgagcgagcaggtcgccaaCGAGGTGAacgcgcaggcgcaggcgcaggcacAGGCGCAGGCTCaggcgcacgcgcacgcgcaagCCCAGGCCCAGgtgcaggccgccgcggccgtcgctgctgccgcggcggtcACCACGCTCGACGGCTACGCCCACGTCGACGGGTTCGGCATGGACGGtatcgacggcgccgagctccccGCCGACCTGAGCTTCGGGCACgagggcctcgcgcgcgcactcctcgccctcccccgcTCCACGGGGCATGgcgatgtcgacggcgacgccgagctcagcGAGGCTGTGCTCCGCATGGCTACCGAGGCCaacgcgcaggccgagcaggaggcaaaggagcgcgaggcgtgggGCTCGATCGGCCTGTAGTGGGACGGCCTGGACATTCTTCTTCGCTTCTTCACTGTGACACCATTGTACGACCATGTATGTAAGCTTGTGTAGTGTGTAAGTTCATGTATACGCAGTGTGAGCCCGCCCTGGGTATGATGCTTCATTGATATCTATCCTACTaatgctgctgctactgcttATCCGCGCCAATCGAGAATCCCTTAAACTCCTCCTGCACGCGCCGGTAGTGcgccatctcgtcggcgctgacagacggcagcaggcgctcgagggcatGCACAAAGtcgtcctccttgacgaTCACGTCGGTTTCCTCCTTGGTGGCCATCGACGCGAGGTAGTACTGCACCGTCAACGGCGTGGGGTAGTTGCGTGGCGCGggggccgcgtcgagctcctcaacGCGCTTGTCGATCGCGCCCGCGACACGCGTCATCGACGACAGCATCGCGTCCGCACACAGCGCGTACAGGTCTGCACCGGTGTACGTGAACggcaggcgctcggcgaccgcgtcgagcgacagcgcggggtcgagcgtAAACTTGCGCGTGAGCGCCGCAAGCacgtcgcgctgcgccgcgtgcgTCTCCGGCACAGAGAGGTACAGCATGCGATCGAAACGGCCTGGGCGGAGCAACGCCgggtcgagcaggtcgggTCGGTTGGTCGCTGCCATGACCACCACCTGGCCGCGGCCGCTCGCCATgccgtccagctcggcgagcagctgggACACGATACGGTCCATCACGCCGCCCGAGTCGCCCTGGTTGCCACGCTTGGGCGCGACGGAATCCAGCTCGTCCATGAAGATGACACATGgggacgcgtcgcgcgcctttTCGAACACCCTGCGGACGTTGGCTTCCGATTCACCAATGTACATGTTGAGCAGCTCGGGGCCCTTGACGGACAAGAAGTTGGCCGCGCAAGACGtggcgacggccttggcgagaAGCGTCTTGCCAGTACCTGGTGGTCCGTACAGGAGAATACCTGAGCGCTTCTTCATGCCGTCAGCAAAGAGCTCGGGGTGGTCGAGCGGGAGCTGCACAGTGTCGAGAATGTCGTTCttgacggccgcgaggccaCCAACGTCGTCCCATGACACGTTGGGGATACGCGGGGCGCCGATGCTGTCGGCGTACGAGGCACGCGCGTCGCCCAACGCCGCAGTCAGGTCGGCCGCTGTGAGGgacacgccggcgaggagtgCGTCAGAGGCGGAAGGCGCCGAAGAGCATgcacgcgcgagcgccgtgtccCGTGCACGGTCGATCAAGCTCACGAGGTCGCCAGCGTTCAGGGCCGCAGCCTGTGCTGCGACGtgcgagacgacgacgtcgggcgcgagcggcgtcgagccgagcgtcgtgccgaggatcacctcgcgctcgggcgcGGACGGTGCGGGCAGCGCAATCTCGTGCTTGAAGCACGCGAGCATGTCGCGCGGGACGCCCTCCGAGTTGGAGGTCGTGCCGACCAGCACGACGGGCTGCCCTGTCTCCACCGCCGACTTGCGGCATTCGGCCAGGATGTCCTCGATGACCTTGACGAttgggggtgggcgggtaGGAGGGGCCGAGCCACCACTGGAGGGCGGGGCGAAAGCTTCCAGctgggagaggaggaggacagcTGGGGCGCATGACCGTGCCTTGTCGAGACGCGCACGAAGAGTGCCCTCCGTCGCCTGCGGCGTGTCGCCTACAATGTCGAAGCATGGGACGTCGATGACGCTCaggcccagctcgtcggcgacggcgcgcacaaACGAGCGCTTGCCCGACCCACGAGCGCCCTTGACGAGTACCGAGAGTGGGAAGAGGCGCGCGAGAGCGTTGTTCGAGAACGCCGAGCGGACCAGGTCGCGCATAGTCGACACAGCGGCGGTGGAGTATGGCGCTGGGGGTGCGGCTGGGTGTCAGTGAAGCCCGGACAGATAAACTCACCAAGACCGTTCCACAACAGGTCGCCACCGCGGTGGcacacgcgctcgcgctcgagaccGCCAAGCACCATGCTCGtgtcgccgccaacgtcggcgtcgacccagcAGCCCAGCTCTCCAGCACGTGCCTTGGATGCTGACGAGGACGAAAAGTCGTCTTCGAGCGGCACGAGCGGCTCGAACGTCAGCGACGTGACGACAAAGTAGGCGAGCGCCGTCGGCTTTGGATGTGTCGGCTTGCGGGCAaccacgccgtcctcgttgtccgagtcgtcgccgtcttcttctgcctccagctcctcgccctcggccagTGGCTTGTCCTGCCACACGGGCACGGCGATAATGTCGCCCCGCCGGACGAGACGCTGCACcctctcgccgtcgacatccTTGGTCGTGAAGTGGTTGCGCAGACCCTTGAGCCAGGACCGCTCGTAGCGCTTGTCCACGCCTTCGGCAGTCGCGACACGCGCGATGGAAATCTTCTGCGCGACAGGAAGTGTTGGCCGGCGTGCGCCAAATGACGTCGGCTGCACGGTCACCTCGGTGCTCGTGCTCTGCACCGGGAAGAGGGCACGGAAGAGCGAGGGCGGGATGAGAATAGTATTTGGTGGTCTGGCGTCAGCAACAACCCCAATAGCTCAAACTCACAGCTCGCTGTCCTCCTGATCCAAGCGCTCCCATGCGACGACTCGGGCCAGGCGCGTACGCGACGGGCCACCTTCAGAGCTCGCCTTGATCGTGACCCAGTCGCCCTCGaacacgccggcgcagccCAGCGCCCACACGCCCGCGTAgcacacgtcgtcgtcgtttgACCCTTCgacgggcacgccgcgccccgtCGAGCGCACAGCGATAAACTtcatgccgccgtcgtcggtgggcgagtcgagcgggtggagcacgtcggcgggcgcagcGACAGGAGACGGCGTCCGCCGTcccgggcgcggcgtgatgCTCCCAGACGTAGTAAGCGACGCTGTGAGCTCCGAGCCGCggtccgagctcgagtcgacgcgctcttcctgcggcggggggaggtcgccctcgtctgcgagctgcgcgagcgagatcgccaacgacgaggcgaggaacGTGTCGGGGTCAAACTCGTCCACCATCGACTTGTGCGTCGGCGCAATGCTCTCAGATGTGTCTTCGTCGGCGTGTTGCCCCTTCggccgctcggcgacaataatccgtgtcgagctcgaaATCAGGCCTTGCTGGACCGGCTCGCACATGAGCACGCGGAACGCCGACCCCTGCGTGAGCGGCACggtgccgccctcgcggaAGATGGtccccgcgcgcgacgccggctcgTCATCAAACGAAAAGTGGACCGAGCCGTTGGCTTTGCCctcgttctcggcgtcggtcgcgtcgtcgtagaACGGTGCCAGGTCGGCGGCAgtgagctcgtcgttgccCGTGGGCTGCACAACGACCAGGCTCAGAGTCACTGGGTCGTGCCAGTACACGGTCACAGTCGTAGGCGTCGGCATGAAGGGCGGCAACAGCTGCGCCGGGACGTagagccgaggccgagggctAGCCGCCGAGGTCTGTACGTCAGCAAATGTCGTCGTTACTCTCGCCTAAGCGCGCGAGCAACTCACCTCGCCGGCTTTGGGCACGACCCAGGTGACGAGGCGGCTCGTCTTGGTCTtgacggacgcgacgcggcgctcgggcTGCCActcgaccgcgacggcgaTACGGGCCGGCTTGTCGCTTGTGCGGctgcgggggaggagggccgaCCACAAgtccgacgacgcctcggcgacgcccgaggccgacggcaGCGTATGCACGTCTGCCacgatcggcggcggccgtccgAATGGGCGACCTATCGATGCTGGCATTGGTATGTTGATGCGGTGCGAGCGATGTTGATGAGATGGAAGAATGGGATGGATACCTTCCTTTGGGGGGGAGCTACAGTAGGAATTCTCGTCATTGGCACTGGCGGTGGTTCGGTCGGCTACTGGCGCCTCCGGATCAGCCGGCACGAAATGTCAGCGTAGTGTCtgggcgcccgccgccacgggATCAAAATCCtggaccgacgccgacgactcATGCAGCCTCCGTCATGCAGGCAGCGATCCAGTGACTGGTTCACCTCCACTTTGACTCCCTCCGACAGGTCAAACCCGACACAACAGCTCCAACGACCATGAGGAGGTCAATTTCGGCTCTCTCTCGACAGACAAACGGATTAATGCtggcgcggagggcgcgCGTGTCGGTGCCCTCAGCACTGCCTGCCCGCCTGCGCTCCTACTCGTCCGACTCTGACGCCGTCTCCGTGTCCGTCTCAGACAAGATCGTCGCCGTCCCCTTCAAGCAGAAGCCTCgggacgcgcgcgaccgtCTGCTGATACACGGCCTGTTGGCGTCCGCGGCCTGGCCGAATGTTCTGTGGGCCGGCGCACTCCggctcctcggcaccggcATCGAGCCGTTCGGCAAGGAGTTCGGCTTCGGCGAGTCGGTCACCTTCAAGGAGATGAAGGCTGCATACTGGCCCGTCTGGCGCGTAGACCTCATGGCCGAGGGCACCGTTGAGAAGAACTATGGCGTCGAGGAGTCGAAGGCCTGGCTGTCGGTCCGGGAGGGCTACATCCCGGGTGAGTTTGCAGCTTGTCGGCAACAACTGACTCCCCCCAGGTAACCCCTTT
Encoded here:
- the PEX6 gene encoding Peroxisomal biogenesis factor 6, translated to MPASIGRPFGRPPPIVADVHTLPSASGVAEASSDLWSALLPRSRTSDKPARIAVAVEWQPERRVASVKTKTSRLVTWVVPKAGETSAASPRPRLYVPAQLLPPFMPTPTTVTVYWHDPVTLSLVVVQPTGNDELTAADLAPFYDDATDAENEGKANGSVHFSFDDEPASRAGTIFREGGTVPLTQGSAFRVLMCEPVQQGLISSSTRIIVAERPKGQHADEDTSESIAPTHKSMVDEFDPDTFLASSLAISLAQLADEGDLPPPQEERVDSSSDRGSELTASLTTSGSITPRPGRRTPSPVAAPADVLHPLDSPTDDGGMKFIAVRSTGRGVPVEGSNDDDVCYAGVWALGCAGVFEGDWVTIKASSEGGPSRTRLARVVAWERLDQEDSELPPNTILIPPSLFRALFPVQSTSTEVTVQPTSFGARRPTLPVAQKISIARVATAEGVDKRYERSWLKGLRNHFTTKDVDGERVQRLVRRGDIIAVPVWQDKPLAEGEELEAEEDGDDSDNEDGVVARKPTHPKPTALAYFVVTSLTFEPLVPLEDDFSSSSASKARAGELGCWVDADVGGDTSMVLGGLERERVCHRGGDLLWNGLAAPPAPYSTAAVSTMRDLVRSAFSNNALARLFPLSVLVKGARGSGKRSFVRAVADELGLSVIDVPCFDIVGDTPQATEGTLRARLDKARSCAPAVLLLSQLEAFAPPSSGGSAPPTRPPPIVKVIEDILAECRKSAVETGQPVVLVGTTSNSEGVPRDMLACFKHEIALPAPSAPEREVILGTTLGSTPLAPDVVVSHVAAQAAALNAGDLVSLIDRARDTALARACSSAPSASDALLAGVSLTAADLTAALGDARASYADSIGAPRIPNVSWDDVGGLAAVKNDILDTVQLPLDHPELFADGMKKRSGILLYGPPGTGKTLLAKAVATSCAANFLSVKGPELLNMYIGESEANVRRVFEKARDASPCVIFMDELDSVAPKRGNQGDSGGVMDRIVSQLLAELDGMASGRGQVVVMAATNRPDLLDPALLRPGRFDRMLYLSVPETHAAQRDVLAALTRKFTLDPALSLDAVAERLPFTYTGADLYALCADAMLSSMTRVAGAIDKRVEELDAAPAPRNYPTPLTVQYYLASMATKEETDVIVKEDDFVHALERLLPSVSADEMAHYRRVQEEFKGFSIGADKQ